Proteins encoded within one genomic window of Gammaproteobacteria bacterium:
- the pmbA gene encoding metalloprotease PmbA translates to MSTPSAGHDVEDLKARVAGALALARSLGATQAEASASSGTGLSVTVRMRSVETLEYHRDQGIAITLYFGQRKGSASTSDLRPAAIEESVRKAASLARHAAEDACAGLAEPDRLARDIPELDLWHPWSLDADAAIELATRCESAALDHDPRITNSEGAGVSSHDAARAYGNSHGFLAGYRETSHSLSCAVLASQGQQMERDFEFTAARDPVELTAAPAVGREAAVRALARLGATKLDTRRAPVLYPARLARGLIGHLVGALSGGALYRRASFLLDSLGTRVLAGHVSIDERPHLPRALASAPYDDEGVATADRRLVDAGVIQGYVLGSYSARKLGMASTGNAGGTHNLLVSSSTGAPAFDELLAELGTGFLVTELMGSGVNPVTGDYSRGATGFWVEGGVIRFPVSEVTIAGNLRDIYGDIIAVGGDVDLRGGIRSGSILVREMTIAGS, encoded by the coding sequence ATGAGTACTCCATCCGCAGGACATGACGTCGAGGACCTCAAGGCCCGCGTGGCCGGGGCGCTCGCCCTGGCCCGAAGCCTCGGTGCCACGCAGGCGGAGGCCAGCGCCAGCTCCGGCACCGGTCTCTCGGTGACGGTGCGCATGCGCTCTGTGGAGACGCTCGAGTACCACCGCGACCAGGGCATCGCCATCACGCTGTACTTCGGACAGCGCAAGGGCAGTGCCAGCACCTCGGACCTGCGCCCGGCCGCCATCGAGGAGAGTGTGCGCAAGGCGGCGAGCCTGGCGCGCCATGCCGCCGAGGACGCCTGCGCAGGCCTTGCCGAGCCCGACCGGCTGGCCCGCGACATCCCCGAGCTCGATCTCTGGCACCCCTGGTCACTGGATGCGGATGCCGCCATCGAACTGGCCACGCGCTGTGAATCCGCAGCGCTGGACCACGATCCGCGCATCACCAATTCCGAGGGTGCCGGTGTCAGCAGCCACGATGCCGCGCGGGCCTACGGCAACAGCCACGGCTTCCTCGCCGGCTACCGCGAAACCAGCCACAGCCTCTCCTGCGCCGTGCTGGCCAGCCAGGGCCAGCAGATGGAGCGCGATTTCGAATTCACCGCCGCGCGCGATCCGGTGGAACTCACGGCTGCGCCCGCCGTGGGCCGCGAAGCCGCCGTCCGTGCGCTGGCGCGCCTGGGCGCCACCAAGCTCGACACCCGCCGCGCACCCGTGCTCTATCCCGCGCGCCTGGCCCGCGGGCTCATCGGCCATCTCGTCGGTGCGCTGAGCGGTGGCGCGCTCTACCGCCGCGCCTCCTTCCTGCTCGACAGCCTCGGGACACGGGTGCTGGCCGGGCACGTCAGCATCGACGAGCGCCCGCACCTGCCCAGGGCGCTGGCCAGCGCACCCTACGACGACGAGGGCGTGGCGACCGCCGACCGTCGCCTGGTCGATGCCGGCGTGATCCAGGGTTATGTGCTCGGCAGCTACTCGGCGCGCAAGCTCGGCATGGCCAGCACCGGCAATGCCGGCGGCACGCACAATCTGCTGGTGTCGAGCAGCACGGGCGCACCGGCATTCGACGAGCTCCTGGCAGAACTCGGCACCGGCTTCCTGGTGACCGAGCTGATGGGCAGCGGCGTCAATCCCGTGACCGGCGACTACTCGCGCGGCGCCACCGGCTTCTGGGTGGAGGGCGGCGTGATCCGCTTCCCCGTCAGCGAAGTCACCATCGCCGGCAACCTGCGCGACATATACGGCGACATCATCGCCGTCGGTGGTGACGTGGACCTGCGCGGCGGCATCCGCAGCGGCTCGATCCTGGTGCGGGAAATGACCATCGCCGGGAGCTAG
- a CDS encoding YihY family inner membrane protein, with protein MSFSGRIEGWLWHPRWSALPGLPRLALVLVRYAYALLRDVIAGPLTLHAMGLVYVTLLSVVPLLAVSFSVVKAFGFHHQLEPLLFGFLEPLGARGAELTARVIGFVDNAQGSVLAGVGLLFLFITALSMAGQMEVSFNRIWRVEQPRSLGRRVTEYLSVILVGPVVMVTAMAIIAGLRSNALLQALGGSPLGAILGMPATILPYALVCVGFSLVYWFVPNTRVRPGAALAGGLLGGVLWVGTGVLFASFVVNAAATISIYATFAIVISALFWLYLSWLILLVGAQFAFYVQRPDYLRVGFRRAVTGTGQMEAAALAVMLLVARAFRAGAAPLRPADIAAQTGLPGLALAPVIARLEAAGLLSRTAGEALLPQRELAGILLHEIMQAVRHPTAADIGGEIRWPAAVADLTARLDSTLANALRGRSLADLADEIPRSSS; from the coding sequence TTGAGCTTCAGCGGACGCATCGAGGGCTGGCTCTGGCACCCGCGCTGGAGCGCGCTGCCGGGCCTGCCGCGCCTGGCACTGGTGCTGGTCCGCTATGCCTACGCCCTGCTCCGCGATGTCATCGCCGGCCCGCTGACGCTGCATGCCATGGGGCTGGTGTACGTCACGCTGCTGTCGGTGGTGCCGCTGCTGGCGGTGAGCTTCTCGGTGGTCAAGGCCTTCGGCTTCCACCACCAGCTCGAACCGCTCCTCTTCGGTTTCCTCGAGCCGCTGGGGGCGCGTGGCGCGGAACTCACCGCAAGGGTCATCGGCTTCGTGGACAACGCGCAGGGCAGCGTGCTGGCAGGGGTCGGCCTGCTGTTCCTGTTCATCACCGCGCTCAGCATGGCGGGCCAGATGGAAGTCAGCTTCAACCGCATCTGGCGCGTCGAGCAGCCGCGCAGCCTCGGCCGGCGCGTGACCGAGTACCTGTCGGTGATCCTGGTGGGCCCGGTGGTGATGGTCACCGCCATGGCGATCATCGCCGGCCTGCGCAGCAATGCCCTGCTGCAGGCACTCGGTGGTTCACCCCTCGGCGCGATCCTCGGCATGCCGGCGACGATCCTGCCCTATGCGCTGGTGTGCGTCGGTTTCTCGCTGGTGTACTGGTTCGTGCCGAACACCAGGGTGCGGCCGGGCGCCGCGCTGGCCGGCGGCCTGCTCGGCGGCGTGCTGTGGGTCGGCACCGGGGTGCTGTTCGCCAGCTTCGTGGTCAATGCCGCGGCGACCATCAGCATCTATGCCACCTTCGCCATCGTCATCAGCGCCCTGTTCTGGCTGTACCTGTCCTGGCTGATCCTGCTGGTCGGCGCGCAGTTCGCCTTCTACGTGCAAAGGCCGGATTACCTGCGGGTGGGCTTCCGCCGCGCCGTGACCGGCACCGGGCAGATGGAAGCCGCCGCGCTGGCGGTGATGCTGCTGGTCGCCCGCGCCTTCCGCGCCGGCGCCGCACCCCTGCGGCCCGCCGACATCGCCGCGCAGACCGGGCTGCCCGGGCTGGCACTGGCGCCGGTGATCGCCAGGCTGGAAGCGGCCGGACTGCTCTCGCGCACTGCCGGCGAGGCGTTGCTGCCGCAGCGTGAGCTGGCCGGTATCCTCCTGCACGAGATCATGCAGGCGGTGCGCCATCCGACGGCCGCGGACATCGGCGGGGAGATCCGCTGGCCGGCGGCGGTGGCGGATCTCACCGCCCGCCTGGACAGCACGCTCGCCAATGCGCTGCGCGGTCGCAGCCTGGCGGATCTCGCCGACGAGATTCCGCGATCCAGCTCCTGA